A stretch of Candidatus Vicinibacter affinis DNA encodes these proteins:
- a CDS encoding DUF2795 domain-containing protein, translated as MYWTLELAHHLEEAPWPATRDELIDYGIRSGAPIEVIENLQELEDDEEIYESMEDIWPDFPRKDDFLFNEDEY; from the coding sequence ATGTACTGGACTTTAGAGTTAGCCCATCATCTGGAAGAAGCGCCTTGGCCTGCAACCCGGGATGAGTTGATCGACTACGGCATCAGAAGCGGAGCTCCGATAGAAGTAATCGAAAACCTTCAGGAGCTTGAAGATGACGAAGAGATTTACGAATCCATGGAAGACATCTGGCCCGATTTTCCTAGAAAGGATGATTTTCTTTTCAACGAAGATGAGTATTAA